Proteins found in one Myxococcaceae bacterium JPH2 genomic segment:
- the greA gene encoding transcription elongation factor GreA — protein MSSGSDNIPMTPHGLRKLKEELKHLQSVERGKISKEIEVARAHGDLRENAEYHAAKEKQSHIEGRILDLNDWIARAEVIDPSKLGGDKVVFGATVVLMDTETEKTVTYRLVGELEADLKKRWIAVTSPVARAIISKRVGDVATVQSPGGVRELEVQEIRFEEPQDDAAPSEG, from the coding sequence ATGAGCAGCGGGAGCGACAACATCCCGATGACCCCCCACGGTCTCCGCAAGCTCAAGGAGGAGCTGAAGCACCTCCAGTCCGTGGAGCGGGGAAAGATCTCCAAGGAGATCGAGGTCGCCCGCGCGCATGGGGACCTCCGCGAGAACGCGGAGTACCACGCGGCGAAGGAGAAGCAGTCGCACATCGAGGGCCGCATCCTGGACCTCAATGACTGGATTGCCCGGGCCGAGGTCATCGACCCCAGCAAGCTCGGGGGCGACAAGGTCGTCTTCGGCGCCACGGTCGTCTTGATGGACACGGAGACGGAGAAGACCGTGACGTACCGCCTGGTGGGCGAGCTGGAGGCCGACCTCAAGAAGCGGTGGATCGCGGTGACGTCCCCCGTGGCCCGCGCCATCATCAGCAAGCGGGTGGGCGACGTCGCCACGGTACAGAGCCCGGGCGGGGTCCGCGAGTTGGAGGTCCAGGAGATCCGCTTCGAGGAACCGCAGGACGACGCGGCGCCCAGCGAGGGCTGA
- a CDS encoding FHA domain-containing protein, with product MLSVQELRALGASLPVGTFQRQLGPFALIQRPPGEPSSAVLAPTSMAAPAQIEQGMMALIFEFEDLRVVTLPPLHPTDVLRIGRRPDCDLILDDASVSKLHAELRWSEDTQRCTVRDLGSTNGTFLNASTLNTREVTLRDGDILSFGNVQFWFLLTQTLHERLRAGAAAGMRSHSG from the coding sequence GTGCTGTCCGTCCAGGAACTCCGCGCACTCGGCGCCTCTCTCCCCGTGGGCACGTTCCAGCGGCAACTGGGGCCCTTCGCACTCATCCAGCGCCCGCCCGGCGAGCCCTCCTCCGCCGTCCTCGCCCCCACCTCCATGGCCGCGCCCGCGCAAATCGAGCAGGGCATGATGGCCCTCATCTTCGAGTTCGAGGACCTGCGCGTCGTCACCCTGCCGCCCCTGCATCCCACCGACGTGCTGCGCATCGGCCGGCGCCCGGACTGCGATCTCATCCTGGATGATGCGTCCGTGTCCAAGCTGCACGCGGAGCTGCGCTGGAGCGAAGACACCCAGCGCTGCACCGTGAGGGACCTCGGCTCCACCAACGGAACCTTCCTCAACGCCAGCACCCTGAACACACGCGAGGTGACGCTGCGAGACGGCGACATCCTCAGCTTCGGAAATGTCCAGTTCTGGTTCCTCCTCACGCAGACGCTCCATGAGCGCCTGCGCGCGGGGGCCGCCGCCGGCATGCGCTCGCACAGCGGCTAG